Proteins found in one Zea mays cultivar B73 chromosome 1, Zm-B73-REFERENCE-NAM-5.0, whole genome shotgun sequence genomic segment:
- the LOC100303791 gene encoding AAA ATPase containing von Willebrand factor type A precursor → MAAPAPHVAVSAAAVLLLLPFLLAPLAVAQPPKSAKAFCISQFAIASQACSILPPSPPDEHHHHDDEDDDDDDEHDDRSDRRSHHAAAISISGLLASNNGSHGVVSGNRTVGHHPHQGNRTRGGHGRGRGRGRGRGRRGRLRDDDDNHDADDPDHDDDHDDDDDHDDHHDTDDPDHDDDHDNDDDDDDDDDHDHEHHDEELRAYRDCCRWLKEVQKECVCEALLRLPPFLVKPQHTYVVRVGRTCNITYRCGGV, encoded by the coding sequence ATGGCGGCCCCGGCGCCTCACGTCGCGGtgagcgccgccgccgtcctcctcctcctcccgttCCTCCtcgcgcccctcgccgtcgcgcagCCGCCCAAGAGCGCCAAGGCGTTCTGCATTAGCCAGTTCGCCATCGCTAGCCAGGCCTGTTCTATCCTGCCGCCGAGTCCACCCGACGAGCACCACCACCACGACgatgaggacgacgacgacgacgacgagcatGATGACCGCAGCGACCGCCGCAGCCACCACGCGGCGGCCATCAGCATCTCGGGCCTGCTGGCGAGCAATAACGGCAGCCACGGCGTCGTCTCTGGGAACCGCACCGTTGGTCACCACCCACACCAAGGCAACCGCACCCGCGGCGggcacgggcgcgggcgcgggcgaggccgtGGGCGTGGCCGACGTGGGCGTCTGCGGGATGACGACGACAACCATGACGCCGACGATCCTGACCACGACGATGaccatgacgacgatgatgaccacGACGACCACCATGACACCGACGACCCAGAtcacgacgacgaccacgacaatgatgacgacgacgacgacgacgatgaccacGATCACGAACACCACGACGAGGAGCTCCGCGCGTACCGCGACTGCTGCCGATGGCTCAAAGAGGTGCAGAAGGAATGCGTCTGCGAGGCGCTGCTGCGGCTGCCCCCCTTCCTCGTCAAGCCGCAGCACACTTACGTTGTCAGGGTCGGCAGGACGTGCAATATCACCTACCGCTGCGGCGGCGTCTAG